From Streptomyces zhihengii, the proteins below share one genomic window:
- a CDS encoding exodeoxyribonuclease III: MLTVTSVNVNGLRAAAKKGFVPWLAETSADVVCLQEVRAEAAQLPDEVRSPEGWFTVHAPAAAKGRAGVALYTRREPDRVSVGFGSSEFDGSGRYVEADLPGVTVASLYLPSGEVGTERQDEKVRFMDAFLEYLRELRKRAAADGREVVVCGDWNIAHQEADLKNFKGNRKNSGFLPEERAWLTRVYEEAGYVDVVRALHPGQEGPYSWWSYRGRAFDNDTGWRIDLQVATPGLAARAVKAWVERAATHEERWSDHAPVSAVYGL; encoded by the coding sequence ATGCTCACCGTGACCTCCGTGAATGTGAACGGCCTGCGCGCCGCCGCGAAGAAGGGCTTCGTCCCGTGGCTGGCCGAGACCTCGGCGGACGTGGTCTGCCTCCAGGAGGTGCGCGCCGAGGCGGCCCAGCTCCCCGACGAGGTGCGCAGCCCCGAGGGCTGGTTCACCGTGCACGCCCCGGCCGCGGCCAAGGGGCGCGCGGGCGTCGCCCTCTACACCCGGCGCGAGCCGGACCGGGTGAGCGTCGGCTTCGGATCGTCGGAGTTCGACGGCAGCGGCCGCTATGTCGAGGCGGACCTGCCCGGGGTCACGGTGGCGAGCCTGTACCTGCCCTCCGGCGAGGTCGGCACCGAGCGCCAGGACGAGAAGGTCCGCTTCATGGACGCGTTCCTGGAGTACCTCCGGGAGCTGCGCAAGCGCGCTGCGGCGGACGGCCGGGAGGTCGTGGTCTGCGGCGACTGGAACATCGCCCACCAGGAAGCGGACCTGAAGAACTTCAAGGGCAACCGGAAGAACTCCGGCTTCCTCCCCGAGGAGCGCGCCTGGCTCACCAGGGTGTACGAGGAGGCGGGCTACGTCGACGTGGTGCGCGCCCTGCACCCCGGTCAGGAGGGCCCGTACTCGTGGTGGTCGTACCGCGGCCGGGCGTTCGACAACGACACCGGCTGGCGCATCGACCTCCAGGTGGCGACGCCCGGGCTGGCGGCCCGGGCCGTGAAGGCCTGGGTGGAGCGGGCCGCGACGCACGAGGAGCGGTGGAGCGACCACGCGCCGGTGAGCGCGGTCTACGGGCTCTGA
- a CDS encoding MerR family transcriptional regulator, with protein MEELADEAGITVRTLRFYRERGLIQPPRREGRIAWYDEHHLARLRTIAALLERGHTLNGIADLATTLESGRDMGEALGLVEPTEETPVRLTPEALADYFEGEVTPENLSRALELGYLAIDGDEIVHISRRLLEVSAALVREGIPLAVVLESGRRIREHTEALADLFFDALAAHAKEPDAERLRPLAKSVVDAELSMAMDRRLAGSPEDR; from the coding sequence ATGGAGGAGCTGGCCGACGAGGCCGGCATCACGGTGCGCACCCTGCGCTTCTACCGGGAACGCGGGCTGATCCAGCCGCCGCGCCGCGAGGGCCGCATCGCCTGGTACGACGAACACCACCTGGCCAGGCTGCGGACGATCGCCGCCCTGCTGGAGCGCGGCCACACCCTCAACGGCATCGCCGACCTGGCCACGACGCTGGAGAGCGGCCGCGACATGGGCGAGGCCCTCGGGCTCGTGGAGCCCACCGAGGAGACCCCCGTCCGCCTGACCCCCGAGGCGCTGGCGGACTACTTCGAGGGCGAGGTCACCCCGGAGAACCTCTCCCGGGCCCTGGAGCTCGGCTATCTGGCGATCGACGGCGACGAGATCGTCCACATCAGCCGCCGGCTGCTGGAGGTGTCCGCCGCGCTGGTCCGCGAGGGGATACCCCTGGCCGTCGTCCTGGAGTCGGGCCGGCGGATACGCGAGCACACCGAGGCACTGGCGGACCTGTTCTTCGACGCCCTGGCCGCCCACGCCAAGGAGCCCGACGCGGAACGCCTGCGCCCGCTCGCCAAGAGCGTGGTGGACGCGGAGCTGTCCATGGCGATGGACCGCCGCCTGGCGGGCTCCCCCGAGGACCGCTGA
- a CDS encoding flavin-containing monooxygenase → MTEQQHEHVRVAVIGSGFGGLGAAVRLRREGITDFVVLERADSVGGTWRDNSYPGCACDVPSHLYSFSFAPNPDWPRTFSGQEHIRAYLEHVTDTFGLRPHVRLNHEVLMMRWDGDASRWEIETSQGSLTADVVVSATGPLSDPKTPDVPGLAGFPGKVFHSARWDHDYDLTGKRVAMIGTGASAIQIVPAIQPKVAGLTLFQRTPPWVMPRVDRRISGAERWLHRQLPFTGTARRGLLWGIRELQVQAFTKRPGELGLVERLAKANMNKAVKDPELRAKLTPSYRIGCKRILLSSTYYPALAQPNVDVVASGLTEVRGSTLVAADGTETEADVIIFGTGFHVTDMPIAERVVGADGITLAEAWKDGMESLRGATAAGFPNWMTIIGPNTGLGNSSMILMIESQLNYMADYMRQLDVLGEGSVLSARPSAVHAWNRRVQERMKRTVWNTGGCTSWYLDASGRNTTIWPGTTTEFRSATRSVDLAEYEVTRAARHRPLAPVGAAAPAGEADGGAKDTEAVA, encoded by the coding sequence ATGACCGAGCAGCAGCACGAGCATGTACGAGTGGCGGTGATCGGATCCGGATTCGGCGGCCTCGGGGCCGCGGTCCGGCTGCGCCGCGAAGGGATCACGGACTTCGTCGTGCTGGAGCGCGCCGACTCGGTGGGCGGCACCTGGCGGGACAACAGCTATCCGGGCTGCGCCTGCGACGTCCCGTCCCACCTGTACTCCTTCTCCTTCGCGCCGAACCCCGACTGGCCGCGCACCTTCTCCGGCCAGGAGCACATCCGCGCCTATCTGGAACACGTCACGGACACCTTCGGGCTGCGCCCCCATGTGCGCCTGAACCACGAGGTCCTGATGATGCGCTGGGACGGCGACGCGTCCCGCTGGGAGATCGAGACCTCGCAGGGATCGCTCACCGCGGACGTCGTCGTCTCCGCCACCGGCCCGCTGTCCGACCCGAAGACGCCGGACGTCCCGGGCCTGGCCGGCTTCCCCGGCAAGGTGTTCCACTCCGCGCGCTGGGACCACGACTACGACCTGACCGGCAAGCGCGTCGCCATGATCGGCACCGGCGCCTCGGCCATCCAGATCGTGCCCGCGATCCAGCCGAAGGTCGCCGGGCTGACGCTCTTCCAGCGCACGCCCCCGTGGGTGATGCCGAGGGTGGACCGGCGGATCTCCGGCGCCGAGCGCTGGCTGCACCGGCAGCTGCCGTTCACCGGCACGGCCCGGCGCGGTCTGCTGTGGGGCATCCGGGAGCTCCAGGTGCAGGCGTTCACCAAGCGCCCCGGCGAGCTCGGACTGGTCGAGCGGCTGGCCAAGGCCAACATGAACAAGGCGGTCAAGGACCCGGAGCTGCGGGCCAAGCTGACGCCCTCCTACCGGATCGGCTGCAAGCGGATCCTGCTGTCCAGCACGTACTACCCGGCGCTCGCGCAGCCCAATGTGGATGTCGTCGCCTCCGGTCTGACCGAGGTGCGCGGCTCGACGCTGGTCGCGGCGGACGGCACCGAGACCGAGGCCGACGTGATCATCTTCGGCACCGGCTTCCACGTCACCGACATGCCGATCGCGGAGCGGGTCGTCGGCGCCGACGGGATCACGCTCGCCGAGGCGTGGAAGGACGGCATGGAGTCGCTGCGCGGCGCCACCGCCGCGGGCTTCCCCAACTGGATGACGATCATCGGGCCGAACACCGGCCTCGGGAACTCGTCCATGATCCTCATGATCGAGTCCCAGCTCAACTACATGGCCGACTACATGCGCCAGCTCGACGTGCTCGGCGAGGGCAGCGTGCTCTCCGCCCGCCCCTCCGCCGTCCACGCCTGGAACCGGCGGGTGCAGGAGCGCATGAAGCGCACCGTCTGGAACACCGGCGGGTGCACGAGCTGGTACCTCGACGCCAGCGGCCGCAACACCACCATCTGGCCCGGCACCACCACCGAGTTCCGCAGCGCCACCCGCTCGGTCGACCTGGCCGAGTACGAGGTGACCAGGGCGGCCCGGCACAGGCCGCTCGCCCCCGTGGGGGCGGCCGCCCCGGCCGGCGAGGCCGACGGCGGCGCGAAGGACACGGAGGCCGTCGCATGA
- a CDS encoding alpha/beta fold hydrolase: MSRLLRRAGAPPVAARELAAVSADGSRVHVEVHGPEGAPTVVLAHGWTCSTHFWAAQIRDLATDHRVVAYDQRGHGRTPLGAVGTERLADDLEAVLTAVLAPGEKAVVAGHSMGGMTMMAAARRPAFREHTAAALLCSTGSARLVEESLVLPMRAGRARTRLTHLVLGAKAPLGPVTPVSRRILRYGTMGPGSAPERVDECSRIVHACPRAARVAWSQVLGELDLDEGVRALDVPTVVVAGTVDRLTPLVHAKRLALDLPQCLGLVELEGVGHMTPVEAPEVVTAKIRELAGTYLTEKEKAA; the protein is encoded by the coding sequence ATGAGCCGTCTCCTCCGCCGCGCCGGCGCGCCCCCGGTGGCCGCGCGCGAGCTGGCCGCCGTCTCGGCCGACGGCTCGCGCGTCCATGTCGAGGTCCACGGCCCCGAGGGCGCGCCCACCGTGGTGCTGGCCCACGGCTGGACCTGCTCGACCCACTTCTGGGCCGCCCAGATACGCGACCTGGCCACGGACCACCGCGTCGTCGCCTACGACCAGCGCGGTCACGGCCGCACCCCGCTCGGGGCCGTTGGCACCGAGCGGCTCGCCGACGACCTGGAGGCCGTGCTCACGGCCGTCCTCGCCCCCGGGGAGAAGGCCGTCGTCGCCGGCCACTCCATGGGCGGCATGACGATGATGGCCGCCGCCCGCCGGCCGGCCTTCCGCGAGCACACGGCCGCCGCCCTGCTGTGCAGCACGGGCAGCGCCCGGCTCGTCGAGGAGTCGCTGGTGCTGCCGATGCGTGCGGGCCGGGCGCGGACCCGGCTCACCCACCTCGTGCTCGGGGCGAAGGCCCCGCTCGGCCCGGTCACGCCGGTCTCCCGGCGCATCCTGCGCTACGGGACGATGGGCCCCGGATCCGCTCCGGAGCGGGTGGACGAGTGCTCCCGGATCGTGCACGCCTGCCCCCGCGCCGCCCGGGTGGCCTGGTCGCAGGTGCTCGGGGAGCTCGACCTGGACGAGGGCGTGCGGGCGCTCGACGTCCCCACGGTGGTCGTCGCCGGCACGGTGGACCGGCTCACCCCGCTGGTGCACGCCAAGCGTCTCGCCCTCGACCTGCCGCAGTGCCTCGGACTCGTCGAGCTGGAGGGCGTGGGCCACATGACCCCGGTCGAGGCCCCCGAGGTCGTCACCGCCAAGATCCGTGAACTCGCCGGCACGTACCTGACGGAGAAGGAGAAGGCCGCATGA